Sequence from the Exiguobacterium aurantiacum genome:
CGTCCTCGAAATCCCGGGTCTCGTCGTCGCGCTGTTGTTATACAATCAGAGCCGTGTCCTTGGAATCACGGCCGCACCGACCCAATCGCTCACCGTCATCCGCGACAGCCTGCTCTCCAAGAGCATCTTGCTTTTATTGGCCGGCCTCATCGTCGGCCTCGTCACGCCGGACACATCGGCATTGACCCCATTTTTCGTCGACTTGTTCCCAGGGGTGTTGTTGTTGTTCTTACTCAGCCTCGGCGTAAAGGTCGGGCATCAACTGAAGACGGTACCGTCGTACGGGGTGAAGTTTTTAGTCATCGGGATGACGTTCCCGCTCGTCGGTGCGGGCATCGGCTTCTTCGCGGCCGGGATGGCCGGACTATCGGACGGGGGGACGATCCTGCTCATGACGCTCGCGGCGAGCGGATCGTATATCGCGGCACCGGCCATGCTCCAGGCGTCGGTACCTGAGGCGGAGCCGTCGTTTTATTTGACGCTCGCCCTCGCCGTCACGTTCCCGTTCAACCTGCTCGTCGGCATCCCGTTGTTCATTTCCATCGTTACCTGAACGAAAGCCCTGTCTCGTCACGAGACAGGGCTTGTTTTATTGAGTGATCGTCTGTTCTTCCATACATTTCAACGCCGCCGTCCAACTGCCGAACAGGGCATTGATCGTCGACGTGCTCGGCACGTTGCGTCCTTCGGCCCATTTCCGGTAATGCAAGATGCTGAAGTGGGACAATTCGTGTTTCGCGACGCGGAGTGCCTCGATGACGTCTTCTTCGTCCCATTTCCGTTTCGGCGGGGCGATATCGAGGACAAACAAGGCGTAGCTCCACGATCCGTACTTCCGGGCGATTGTCGCGACTGTCGGATAACCGCGCTCTTGGGCCCAGATGGCGTAGTGCTGGGACGTGAGGCGTTCGAGCTCTTCGGACGCTTCAATCAAGGCTTGAATGATGCGCTCTTCATTGTTTTTCGCGGCGGTCGTCTGAAGTTTCGCTTCCCGGAGCGCGTTCGACCAAGAGCCGAACCGGCTGCTGATCAACGTGAGCGACGGCGATCGTGTCACTTTCGACCATTCCCGATACGTTTGACTCGTGAAGAGGGGTAACTCCTCGGCGGCTTGATTCAACGCGCGGAGGATATCTTCATCGGAGTAATAATGAAACGACATTTGGATTTGGGCGGCGGCGAGCGCCTCGCGCCAAGACCCGAACTGATGGATGACGGTGGAAAGGGACGGAACGTTTTTAGTTTGTGACCATACGCTGTACCGTTTCGAATCGAGCTCGGCATGTTCTTGAGCAGCTAACTGCAACGCTTGTACGATTTGAGGGCGTGTCCATTTTTTCATCTTGGTGTCTCTCCTTTGGAGGGAGACGCAGCGAGCGTCTCGGAAGGTCTCTTGGTGTGAATGAACAGCTTGTATTGGTTGAAGAGTCAACGAGCTAGTCAAAAAGAATGCTTACGATCGATTTCTACCTCCTTATGCGATGTTTTAGCAAGGTGCAAAATAATGTAAACGATACCCAATTCGGGTTATATG
This genomic interval carries:
- a CDS encoding sodium-dependent bicarbonate transport family permease codes for the protein MELLTFLMTSAPVLLFVTGVIAALGKSNLKIPESLSITLNLYLLLAIGLKGGMGLASVSMDELALPLAVTLVLGLVLPLVAFGLGALLKFTFPERIAMAATFGSVSLVTYVAATAQLERLGIAYEPFMTTLVVVLEIPGLVVALLLYNQSRVLGITAAPTQSLTVIRDSLLSKSILLLLAGLIVGLVTPDTSALTPFFVDLFPGVLLLFLLSLGVKVGHQLKTVPSYGVKFLVIGMTFPLVGAGIGFFAAGMAGLSDGGTILLMTLAASGSYIAAPAMLQASVPEAEPSFYLTLALAVTFPFNLLVGIPLFISIVT
- a CDS encoding homing endonuclease associated repeat-containing protein, producing MKKWTRPQIVQALQLAAQEHAELDSKRYSVWSQTKNVPSLSTVIHQFGSWREALAAAQIQMSFHYYSDEDILRALNQAAEELPLFTSQTYREWSKVTRSPSLTLISSRFGSWSNALREAKLQTTAAKNNEERIIQALIEASEELERLTSQHYAIWAQERGYPTVATIARKYGSWSYALFVLDIAPPKRKWDEEDVIEALRVAKHELSHFSILHYRKWAEGRNVPSTSTINALFGSWTAALKCMEEQTITQ